The region TTCTGGGAAATTGAAAAGCAACGAAATCATGCACCGCGACTTTTATCTCCTTTATGGTGACAGATTTTCCACCCTTTGCTCTTcccaaacaaaaagaaaacggAATTTAAATCCCATTTTTCCGACGCTTCTCAGCATCCCAAATCGATGTTCTTATGCCTTTTGATCTTGTTTCGAACTCTCTTCTCTCCAAAAAGTTGGAAAAAATTCTCTTTTCCATTCAAGGTTTAAGAACTACAAAGTGGGTGCTAGATTTATCCATCAATATGTTGAATTTGTCTCTTTACCCTATGGTGCAAgtttatctctctttctttataCCATAGGAATATTATATCTTCAATGCATTATTCATCCTTAAGCttattcttctttattgttttatcTCTTGTACAAGTTTATCGCATGTGCAGTTCTTTCTACAAGTAAATAGTGTGTTTCTTTCAACAATGGACAACAGATAATGGTTGCCCATTGAAGTGGCTTTGAATCTCGTGTTTCTTGTAACATTCGGCAACAAATACAATTAATGGGGACTGAAACCGCCGTTGTGGGTCAGGTTGGAGAAGTGGGGGAGCTGTCTGAGATCTTCCAGTGGAAGGGAGAGGTCCCAAGGGGGCTGCCCggctgggaggaagaagagaagaagcatCTGGGCGAGGAGCTTTCAGACGTATTGCTCTATCTTGTCAGGCTGTCAGACATCTGTGGGGTTGATCTTGGCAAAGCTGCTCTCCGAAAGATGGAACTCAATGCCATCAAATACCCAGTGAGTCTCTGCAAAGGCTCTTCCAAAAAGCACAGCCAGATTCAAACCGATGAAAGCAATGGCGATGATGGGGTTTGATGATCTCCTTTGATTTATAGTGTAATCCTCTCTCTCCTTGTTCGGTCTTGCGTTACTGTTGCCTTTCAGTGATTTTGATGGCTTTGATGGGATTTGTTAATATAACATCATATGCATGGCTTTTCGGGTATGTTTGGGTTTCAACTTTTTGTGCCTCTTTTGTCTGCTTGTGCTTCTGCGGAAAAATGGTAGTTTGAATGGGGCTGCGGCTGTTACCGCTGCAGCCGCCGCTGCCGCTGGGGGCCTGGTGGAGGGTTTGCATCAGCCCAACGCGTGGGGCGGCGTTGCGCTGCCGGGGTTTGGCTTTGAATGTCTTTTATGTTGGGGTCAGTGATACGGCCACTGAGGTGACTTCCTGCCTTTGTGCAACTCTTCTGCATGGCAGTGTACAGCTTCTTATCTGGTTCCGTTGGATTAGACAGATACGTTGCACCCAAGGATTAGACAGATACGTCGAACCCAATAAAGATGGATAAGAATTTGTAGTTCGCTCCtcaacttttatttatttattttctgtgacatttttaattttaattgctatCCTTGAATCAGTTCCTATACGGTAAATTAATCTCTcaactttcacatttttttttactacGACACTTTTAACTTTGTTTGGTCTTTGTATTTCTGAATCAACTATTTTTGTGTCATATAAATACTTGGCTAGTGCAACTAGTAAGGTGTGATAGTATTCAtttagggggtgtttgttaattaagatatggggtaaaaaagtcaagatatgaaatgtattttaaatttttattattttcaatatgtttgttaagtttatctgattattttttcaaaaaatcgttaATGACCTcttatattgatttttcaatatatatttatctctctTCGTTTTaagataagtatattttaatttttataaataagaaaaaaatgacatttgtgttttttagtgcattttaaaaaatttaacaaataattggataaaaattttaaaatgattcttaattttatcttgattattttatattttgatccaaaaattatttcgtgcttatcttgatattctcttattttgctcattttaacaaactctatcttaataaaaaataatgaattattagtgttaataatatagattttatttgtattaaaaatctCAACCAAAAAAAGATATCAacccaatttttcttttttatcttcttaAATGAAGTCTCTTATTCACccactaaaatcaaaataatcaggCAAATCTTCAACTCAATTTTTAATCTAATCGTAGCACTTTCACCATCGTCATCTTTATTAGAAGACAGAGCAAGAGCATAAACATTATTATTTGGCTATATTAGATTAagaagtttcaaaataaatgaagatGACGTCgaaagtttgaattttgttttcattaacATCGATAATAGATTATTACGACAATCCAAATCTCGAGATAACAAGTCCtaagtgattagtggttaattttgtaaaaattttgttataattatacccttctttcgatcttaaatatggtttaaattagatattaatatatattttatggttatatgtaaatttaaattgaaagatgaatgaaataaagttctaaagtaaataataataatatataaaattatatataatacatatatatcattatatgcatgcatgtaatatatatataatataatctaatatatgtatgtgccatgtgtaatacatatatataatatataatttattaataacattaaattatttttattttttttaggcatgaagaattcaagcccatgaagacttaaagcccatgaagaattcaagtccaagaagaaatcaagcccatggagaaatcaaatccatgaagaaatcaaacccatgaaaaattaaagtccatgaagaattaaggcccaatttgagcaacccatggaaaatattatttggagaaggcccaaggattatttttaatcctaatgaagattaaaaaccaatttatagaaatctatttttattttttatgtgagagctttattaggtgtgttttttagctaaaatccatttaactattaggtggatattatagctaaaattcatttaattttatgagtgctttattaggtatgtattttagctaaaatccatttaatattaggtgtgtattatagctaaaatccatttaactttaagtgtgtgagtgcccattagatataattatgtctaattgaataattgaaattgtgtggtttgtattgcatcttgtggcctataaatagctcacttgattgcatttgtaagtgtgattattattcttgaataaaagtttagttgtttccttataattctctctttgagaattattcttgttctttctcattttctttagtactttctcttataatcttactttttttctttcttcttttaaattcttatgtcatttattattactttattattcaccgcctaaatggccggttaatttgtgcctttaaatttctgcaattttaattcttgtcatttaattattcaccgcctaaatggccggttagtttatgcctttaaatttctgcaattttaattcttgtcatttaattatccaccgcttaaatggccggttagtttatgcctttaaatttcttgtcatttaaattctgttatttaaattacgtcatttaaatttatgtcaattaactttcaaataaaaatgagtagttaaatctaatcttgggttaaggcaaggacagtgtccaacgccaatgattcccaaagaaagctgcgctttaaataagtaacattaatttaaatttcagtatgagtgtgtattaattattaaaaaatcactaggtttggattggagcgtaagcctaacttagagctttcatgccatgtatgagagttactagaactggaaacgctatcatacccaaatccggatgattaatttagttgttttgtatattaattgtaattgaatttatggtagttgcttaaattagaatcccgcatatcatgtatggggattgcttaacctagaactattatcatctctaattgcatttgataacaaatcctcatatctgaaattaaattaatgttgctaatcttttatgctaaaatttgggaatcaacgggttggtactgaaattgtcttaactcaagcactatccaaattta is a window of Diospyros lotus cultivar Yz01 chromosome 10, ASM1463336v1, whole genome shotgun sequence DNA encoding:
- the LOC127811774 gene encoding uncharacterized protein LOC127811774; this translates as MRGSLERESDEEAAAVTLNELKTKMADFARERDWDQFHSPRNLLLALVGEVGELSEIFQWKGEVPRGLPGWEEEEKKHLGEELSDVLLYLVRLSDICGVDLGKAALRKMELNAIKYPVSLCKGSSKKHSQIQTDESNGDDGV